CCGTCGCACCAATACCAAAGGAGTCCAGCACCATAATAAATGCACGTTTCATCTTGTTCTCCATTCATCTGCGCTGCAAAAAAGCGATCAGATCAGTATATAGCTATTCGGTGATACGACGATAGACCGTTGGTGTGCTTTCAGGCGCTTTATCGTCAAGGATAATTGCCGCTTTGACGGCTTTCGCCGCGTCCTGCCAGCTGGCTTCATCTTTCGCGTGGATCACCGCCAGCGGACGCTGCCCGTCTACGCTGTCGCCAAGACGCGCCACATCGGTAAAGCCGACGCTGTAATCAATGGTATCCGACGCCTGGCGACGACCGCCACCCATCGACACCACCGCCATACCCAGCGCACGCGTATCCATCGCGCTGACGAACCCTTCGCTATCAGCGTAAACCGCTTTACTGAGCATTGCCGTCGGCAGGTATTTCGCGTAGTTCTCCACGAAGTCGGTCGGGCCTTTCTGGGCGGCAACCATCCGACCAAAGATCTCAGCGGCTTTACCGTTATCCAGCACCGCCTGCAATTTCGCCCGCGCGTCAGCGTCGTCTTTCGCCAGATTGCCGGAGATCAGCATTTCAACACACAGCGCCATCGTCACATCGAACAGGCGTGGGTTGCGGTATTCGCCGGTCAGGAACTGCACCGCTTCGCGTACTTCCACCGCGTTACCCGCGCTGGACGCCAGTACCTGGTTCATGTCGGTCAGCAGCGCGGTGGTGCGCACGCCAGCACCGTTCGCCACGCCCACAATCGCTTCCGCCAGCGCTTCAGAGAGCTCATAGGTCGGCATAAACGCGCCGCTGCCGACTTTCACATCCATAACCAGCGCATCCAGCCCTTCCGCCAGTTTTTTCGCCAGAATGGAGCCGGTGATAAGCGGAATGGAATCCACCGTTGCAGTAATATCGCGGGTGGCATAAAAACGTTTGTCCGCCGGTGCGAGCGAGCTGGTTTGCCCGATGATCGCCACACCCACGTCCTTAATGATTTCGCGGAAACGGTTGTCGTCCGGGAAGATGTCGAATCCCGGAATAGCTTCCAGTTTATCGAGCGTACCGCCGGTATGACCCAGCCCGCGACCTGAAATCATCGGAATGTAGCCGCCACAGGCTGCGACCATTGGGCCGAGCATCAGCGACGTCACGTCGCCCACACCGCCGGTGGAGTGTTTATCCACGATCGGGCCGTTCAGATTCAGGCTCTTCCAGTCCAGGACGGTTCCTGAATCCCGCATTGCCATGGTCAGCGAAACGCGTTCTGGCATCGTCATATCGTGGAAGAAAATGGTCATCGCCAGGGCGGCGATCTGCCCTTCTGAAATGGTATTGTCACGAATACCATTGATAAAGAAACGAATTTCTTCATCGCTCAACGCATGACCATCACGTTTTTTACGAATAATTTCTTGTGCGAGAAACACGATAACCTCCCGATTAGGGCCGGGTAAGCCATGTGCTCCCCGGCGAGTCGTATTGATGCCGGATGGCGGCTAACGCCTTATCCGGCCTACGATGGGCAATTCAAATTTAGTAACTGCTTGCGCTCTTACCATCGCCGTGACCCAGCGCTTTCAGCAGGCTTGCCAGCAAGCTGGATGCCCCAAAGCGATAGTGACGAGAATCCGCCCAGTCCGCGCCGAACAGTTCATCAGCGATAGCCAGGAACTGCTGAGCATCTTCGGCGGTGCGCACGCCGCCCGCAGGTTTGAAGCCCACGGTTTTGGATACGCCCATATCGCGGATCACTTCCATCATGATGCGAGCACTTTCCGGCGTGGCGTTTACGGGTACCTTACCGGTAGAGGTTTTAATGAAATCCGCACCTGCTTTGATAGAGATTTCAGAGGCCTTACGAATAAGCTGCTCTTCTTTCAGCTCACCGGTTTCGATGATCACTTTCAGCAGCACGTTTGCCGTCGCGCACGCGTCTTTACAGGCTTTCACCAGATCGAAGCCGACCTGCTCGTTACCAGCCATCAGCGCACGGTACGGGAAGACCACGTCCACTTCATCCGCCCCGTAAGCAATCGCCGCGCGGGTTTCCGCCAGCGCGATCTCAATATCGTCGTTGCCATGCGGGAAGTTAGTCACCGTCGCAATACGGATATCCGGGGTGCCCTGCTCTTTCAGCGTTTTACGCGCAATCGGGATAAAACGCGGATAGATGCAGACTGCTGCCGTGTTGCCAACCGGAGTTTTCGCCTGATGACACAGGGCGATCACTTTTTCATTGGTGTCGTCGTCATTCAGGGTGGTCAGGTCCATCAGTTTCAGTGCGCGCAGGCTGCTTGCAGTTAAATCGCTCATAACATTCTCCAACGGCGTCGCCGTATAAAATTCTCACCTTGCGAGTCTGTTAGTATTCTAACATCGACTCACCGTTACACTTCGATATACATCACAGTTAATGAAAACTACGTACAAATTTGCATTACTGTAATGAGATCAGCTTCAAAAAATAGTCCTTTTCTGTCGATTTCTTCTCCACTCAGGCGCATCAGGATCAAAGTGCTGACAGCACATCTTTCTACAATGACGTTATGATCTTCGGCCTATAAAGGAATTACGATGCCTACGACCCATGAAACCGCGCTGCAACAACGTTGCCAGCAAATCGTCACCAGCTCACTCCTCAGTCCGGAACAGAAACGTCATTTTCTCGCGCTGGAAGCAGAGAACAACCTGCCTTACCCTTCACTGCCCGCCGGGGCGCGCCAGGCGCTGGACGACGGGGTTATCTGCGATATGTTCGAAGGTCACGCACCGTATAAACCGCGCTATGTGCTTCCCGATTACGCGCGTTTTCTGGCCAACGGTTCAGCCTGGCTGGAACTGGAAGGGGCGAAAGATCTGGACGATGCACTGTCTCTGTTGACCATTCTGTATCACCACGTGCCTTCCGTCACATCGATGCCGGTTTACCTGGGGCAACTGGATACGCTGCTGCAACCATATGTGAAAATTCTAACACAAGAAGCGATCGATATTCGAATAAAACGTTTCTGGCGGTATCTCGACAGAACGCTGCCTGACGCTTTTATGCACGCCAACATTGGCCCGGCAGATACCCCCATCACCCGGGCTATTTTACGCGCCGACGCAGAGTTAAAGCAGGTTGCGCCTAATCTGACGTTCATCTACGACCCGGAAATCACCCCCGATGATCTGCTGCTGGAAGTGGCAAAAAACATCTGTGAATGCAGCAAGCCGCATATTTCCAATGGGCCGGTAAATGATAAAATTTTCACAAAAGGTCACTATGGTATCGTCAGCTGTTACAACTCTCTGCCGCTTGCCGGTGGCGGCAGCACGCTGGTTCGTCTCAATCTGAAAGCCATTGCCGAGCGCAGCACTTCTGTCTATGACTTCTTTAACCGCACACTGCCGTACTATTGTCAGCAGCAAATTGCCATCATCGATGCGCGATGTGAGTTCCTCTATGAAAAATCACATTTCTTTGAGAATAGCTTCCTGGTGCAGGAAGGTCTGATCGATCCACAACGTTTTGTGCCGATGTTCGGTATGTACGGCCTGGCGGAGGCGGTTAACCTGTTGTGCGAAAAAGCGGGTATGAATGCGCGCTACGGCAAAGATGAGACGGCGAACGATCTGGGCTATCGCATCAGCGCCCAGCTTGCGGATTTTGTCGAGAACACGCCGGTGAAATATGGCTGGCAGCAGCGCGCCATGCTGCATGCCCAGTCGGGGATCAGTTCAGATATTGGCACTACGCCGGGCGCACGTTTGCCCTATGGCGATGAACCGGATCCGATCACCCACCTGCAAACCGTCGCACCGCACCACTCGCATTATCAGTCCGGTATCAGCGACATTCTGACGCTCGATGAGACCATCAAGCGTAACCCGCAGGCGCTGGTGCAACTCTGTCTGGGCGCGTTCAAAGCGGGAATGCGCGAGTTTACCGCCAACGTCAGCGGCAACGATCTGGTCCGCGTTACCGGGTACATGGTGCGCCTGTCGGATCTGGAAAAATACCGCGCCGAAGGATCGCGGACCAATACCACCTGGCTGGGGGAAGAGGCCGCACGCAATACGCATATTCTGGAACGCCAACCTCGTGTCGTCAGTCATGAACAGCAGATGCGCTTCAGTCAGTAAGGTTATCCCGTTCTCCTGCGTGGATGGGCCGGGCAGTCGTCTGGCCCTCTTTCTGCAAGGGTGCAATCTGCGCTGTAAGAATTGCCATAACCCGTGGACCATGGGACGCTGCAACGACTGCGGCGAATGCGTTCCGCAGTGCCCGCACCAGGCGCTGAGTTTCAGTGACGGGAATGTTGTCTGGCATGCCGAGGCCTGCAAACAGTGTGATACCTGTTTGCAGATGTGCCCGCAGCAGGCAACGCCGATGGCGCAAACAATGAGCGTGGACGAGGTATTGCGCCAGATCCGCAAAGCATCATTGTTCATTGAGGGTGTCACCGTCAGCGGCGGCGAAGCCACGACGCAGTTGCCTTTCGTTGTGGATTTGTTTACGGCGATTAAGGCCGACCCGCAGCTCCGGTCTCTGACTTGTCTGGTCGACAGCAATGGGCTGTTGAGCGAAACCGGCTGGCAGAAACTGCTACCGGTTTGCGATGGTGTGATGCTCGATCTCAAAGCCTGGGATAGTGAGTGCCACATCGCACTCACCGGTCGGGATAACGCGCAGATCAAGCGCAGTATTACGCTGTTGGCGCAGCGAGGAAAGCTGGCAGAACTGCGCCTGCTGGTCATCCCCGGGCAGGTGGATTATCTGCTGCACATTGATTCACTCGCCGCATTCATCGGACAACTGGGAAATGTCCCGCTACGACTGAATGCCTTTCATGCGCACGGGGTATACGGTGAGGCAAAATCCTGGCCAAGCGCGACGCCACAAGAGGTGGAGACGCTGGCGCAGGCATTACGGGAACGCGGCGTGACTGAGCTTATCTTCCCTGCGCTATATCTCTAGAGTAAATAATGCTGTCGTATTGCGATACAGCGCCTCAGCGATCGCCTCTGCGGGTTCCGGGCGCAGTTCGCATAACACATCGAACACTCTCGCAGCCTGTTCCGGGCGATTTGGCTGCCCCTGAAAACCATTCAACGGCATATCCGGCGCGTCGGTCTCCAGCAGCAGCGCCTCCAGCGGCAATCGTGCCATCACGTCACGGGTTTTACTGGCGCGCGGATAGGTAATCGTCCCGCCCACCCCGATTTTGTAGCCCAGTTGCACAAAACGTTCTGCCTGCTGCAGGCTGCCAGCAAAACCATGTACCACCCCGGTACGCGGCAAATCCTGGCGCTTAAGGTGCATCGCCAGCGTGTCATGCGTACGTCGGGAATGCAGGATCACCGGTAAATCGTAGCGTTTTGCTAACCGCAACTGGGCTTCCAGAAACCGTTCCTGCTTCGCGAACTGCGGATCGTCGCGATACCGATCCAGGCCTATCTCACCAACAGCGACCACCTTTGCCGGACGCTGTTCCAGCGCCTGTCGCAGCCGTTCGAGATGCTCTTCCGTATGCTGTTCAATCACAATCGGATGTAAACCGAGCGCGGCATAGAGAGGCGAAAAGCGTTCCGCCAGCGCCTGCACGCGGGCAAAGTTTTCCGCTGCGGTGGCCGGAATGATGATCTTCTCAATGCCCGCCTCACCCGCGAGTTGCAGGCTGTGGGTTTCATCCCCGGTAAAAGGCGGAAAATCAAAGTGACAGTGGGTATCGATAAAGCGAAAACTCACGCCAGATCCTCATTGCTGAATGTCGTATCGTTAGCCTGCGGCGCATCGCTCACCACCGCCGCATGGGTATCGTTGGCCACCGGTGCTGGTGGAACCACCACTGGCGTCGGCGTGACGATTTGCGGCAGATGGCGTGATAACGGCGGTTCCGCTGCCAGTAGTTTTCCCACGGTCGCCAGGAAGTAGCGCCCACACAGCCGCCCGGTTTTATAATCTTCCCGCAATGCCGGAATCCGGCTTCCCAGCGCCATACTTTTTAGCGGCTTCGGCGGGTAGATTTCAAAGATCTTCAGCTTGCCCGGCGGTTTTTCAATGAATCGCTGAATT
The sequence above is drawn from the Citrobacter amalonaticus genome and encodes:
- the deoA gene encoding thymidine phosphorylase, which gives rise to MFLAQEIIRKKRDGHALSDEEIRFFINGIRDNTISEGQIAALAMTIFFHDMTMPERVSLTMAMRDSGTVLDWKSLNLNGPIVDKHSTGGVGDVTSLMLGPMVAACGGYIPMISGRGLGHTGGTLDKLEAIPGFDIFPDDNRFREIIKDVGVAIIGQTSSLAPADKRFYATRDITATVDSIPLITGSILAKKLAEGLDALVMDVKVGSGAFMPTYELSEALAEAIVGVANGAGVRTTALLTDMNQVLASSAGNAVEVREAVQFLTGEYRNPRLFDVTMALCVEMLISGNLAKDDADARAKLQAVLDNGKAAEIFGRMVAAQKGPTDFVENYAKYLPTAMLSKAVYADSEGFVSAMDTRALGMAVVSMGGGRRQASDTIDYSVGFTDVARLGDSVDGQRPLAVIHAKDEASWQDAAKAVKAAIILDDKAPESTPTVYRRITE
- the deoC gene encoding deoxyribose-phosphate aldolase — translated: MSDLTASSLRALKLMDLTTLNDDDTNEKVIALCHQAKTPVGNTAAVCIYPRFIPIARKTLKEQGTPDIRIATVTNFPHGNDDIEIALAETRAAIAYGADEVDVVFPYRALMAGNEQVGFDLVKACKDACATANVLLKVIIETGELKEEQLIRKASEISIKAGADFIKTSTGKVPVNATPESARIMMEVIRDMGVSKTVGFKPAGGVRTAEDAQQFLAIADELFGADWADSRHYRFGASSLLASLLKALGHGDGKSASSY
- a CDS encoding YjjI family glycine radical enzyme is translated as MPTTHETALQQRCQQIVTSSLLSPEQKRHFLALEAENNLPYPSLPAGARQALDDGVICDMFEGHAPYKPRYVLPDYARFLANGSAWLELEGAKDLDDALSLLTILYHHVPSVTSMPVYLGQLDTLLQPYVKILTQEAIDIRIKRFWRYLDRTLPDAFMHANIGPADTPITRAILRADAELKQVAPNLTFIYDPEITPDDLLLEVAKNICECSKPHISNGPVNDKIFTKGHYGIVSCYNSLPLAGGGSTLVRLNLKAIAERSTSVYDFFNRTLPYYCQQQIAIIDARCEFLYEKSHFFENSFLVQEGLIDPQRFVPMFGMYGLAEAVNLLCEKAGMNARYGKDETANDLGYRISAQLADFVENTPVKYGWQQRAMLHAQSGISSDIGTTPGARLPYGDEPDPITHLQTVAPHHSHYQSGISDILTLDETIKRNPQALVQLCLGAFKAGMREFTANVSGNDLVRVTGYMVRLSDLEKYRAEGSRTNTTWLGEEAARNTHILERQPRVVSHEQQMRFSQ
- a CDS encoding YjjW family glycine radical enzyme activase, producing MNSRCASVSKVIPFSCVDGPGSRLALFLQGCNLRCKNCHNPWTMGRCNDCGECVPQCPHQALSFSDGNVVWHAEACKQCDTCLQMCPQQATPMAQTMSVDEVLRQIRKASLFIEGVTVSGGEATTQLPFVVDLFTAIKADPQLRSLTCLVDSNGLLSETGWQKLLPVCDGVMLDLKAWDSECHIALTGRDNAQIKRSITLLAQRGKLAELRLLVIPGQVDYLLHIDSLAAFIGQLGNVPLRLNAFHAHGVYGEAKSWPSATPQEVETLAQALRERGVTELIFPALYL
- a CDS encoding metal-dependent hydrolase; this encodes MSFRFIDTHCHFDFPPFTGDETHSLQLAGEAGIEKIIIPATAAENFARVQALAERFSPLYAALGLHPIVIEQHTEEHLERLRQALEQRPAKVVAVGEIGLDRYRDDPQFAKQERFLEAQLRLAKRYDLPVILHSRRTHDTLAMHLKRQDLPRTGVVHGFAGSLQQAERFVQLGYKIGVGGTITYPRASKTRDVMARLPLEALLLETDAPDMPLNGFQGQPNRPEQAARVFDVLCELRPEPAEAIAEALYRNTTALFTLEI